A stretch of the Pleurodeles waltl isolate 20211129_DDA chromosome 2_1, aPleWal1.hap1.20221129, whole genome shotgun sequence genome encodes the following:
- the RAB9B gene encoding ras-related protein Rab-9B, which produces MSGKSLLLKVILLGDGGVGKSSLMNRYVTNKFDSQAFHTIGVEFLNRDLEVDGRFVTLQIWDTAGQERFKSLRTPFYRGADCCLLTFSVDDRQSFENLGNWRKEFIFYADVKDPDHFPFVVLGNKVDKSEREVTTEVAQAWCIENGNYPYLETSAKDATNVDVAFEESVRQVLAVEEHMEHSMLGNAIDLHSDYKSGSSCC; this is translated from the coding sequence ATGAGTGGAAAGTCTCTGCTTCTCAAGGTTATTCTTCTCGGGGATGGTGGAGTTGGAAAAAGTTCACTCATGAATCGATATGTGACCAACAAGTTCGATTCCCAAGCTTTTCACACAATAGGCGTTGAATTCTTAAACCGTGATCTGGAGGTAGATGGAAGGTTTGTGACTCTTCAGATCTGGGACACCGCAGGGCAGGAACGTTTCAAGAGTCTACGAACCCCTTTCTATCGAGGAGCAGATTGCTGCTTGTTGACTTTCAGTGTGGATGACCGTCAGAGCTTTGAGAATTTGGGAAACTGGCGTAAAgagttcattttctatgcagatgtgAAGGACCCTGACCACTTCCCATTTGTAGTCCTTGGTAACAAGGTAGACAAAAGTGAAAGAGAGGTCACCACAGAGGTGGCACAAGCTTGGTGTATTGAAAATGGAAACTACCCTTATCTAGAAACAAGTGCTAAGGATGCGACAAATGTGGATGTTGCCTTTGAGGAATCAGTAAGGCAGGTACTTGCTGTAGAAGAGCATATGGAGCATTCTATGCTTGGGAATGCAATTGATTTGCATAGCGATTACAAATCCGGGTCTTCATGCTGCTAA